In Aphelocoma coerulescens isolate FSJ_1873_10779 chromosome 13, UR_Acoe_1.0, whole genome shotgun sequence, the following are encoded in one genomic region:
- the THG1L gene encoding probable tRNA(His) guanylyltransferase isoform X3 — translation MDRAMNIVLFSKRRAGGLKEEQGFDGRIVLYPSNQNLKDYLSWRQADCHINNLYNTVFWMLVQRSGLTPVQAQERLRGTLAGDKNEILFSEFNINYNNEPLMYRKGTVLIWQKVNEVITKKIKLPKEEEEEKEVEVTRTKTKVVPLHCDIIGDQFWEEYPEILAEDS, via the exons ATGGACAGAGCGATGAATatagttttgttttcaaaaagaaGAGCAGGTGGTTTAAAAGAAGAGCAAG GATTTGATGGACGAATTGTGTTGTATCCCAGCAACCAGAATTTGAAGGACTACCTCAGTTGGAGGCAAGCAGATT GCCATATTAATAACCTTTATAATACAGTGTTCTGGATGCTTGTACAGCGAAGTGGTTTGACACCAGTGCAAGCCCAGGAGAGGCTCCGG gGAACTTTGGCTGGAGATAAGAATGAAATCTTATTTTCTGAGTTCAACATCAACTACAACAATGAACCTTTGATGTATAGAAAAGGAACTGTCTTAATATGGCAGAAG GTTAATGAAGTCATcactaagaaaataaaactgccaaaggaagaagaagaagaaaaggaagtggAAGTGACCCGGACTAAGACTAAAGTTGTTCCTCTGCACTGTGACATCATTGGGGACCAGTTCTGGGAGGAATATCCCGAGATTCTGGCTGAGGATAGTTGA
- the THG1L gene encoding probable tRNA(His) guanylyltransferase isoform X2 — protein MTHVVSQFSSSYVFYWKDYFKDQQLLYPPGFDGRIVLYPSNQNLKDYLSWRQADCHINNLYNTVFWMLVQRSGLTPVQAQERLRGTLAGDKNEILFSEFNINYNNEPLMYRKGTVLIWQKVNEVITKKIKLPKEEEEEKEVEVTRTKTKVVPLHCDIIGDQFWEEYPEILAEDS, from the exons ATGACTCATGTGGTCTCCCAGTTTTCCTCAAGTTACGTGTTCTATTGGAAGGATTATTTTAAGGACCAGCAGCTTCTGTACCCACCAGGATTTGATGGACGAATTGTGTTGTATCCCAGCAACCAGAATTTGAAGGACTACCTCAGTTGGAGGCAAGCAGATT GCCATATTAATAACCTTTATAATACAGTGTTCTGGATGCTTGTACAGCGAAGTGGTTTGACACCAGTGCAAGCCCAGGAGAGGCTCCGG gGAACTTTGGCTGGAGATAAGAATGAAATCTTATTTTCTGAGTTCAACATCAACTACAACAATGAACCTTTGATGTATAGAAAAGGAACTGTCTTAATATGGCAGAAG GTTAATGAAGTCATcactaagaaaataaaactgccaaaggaagaagaagaagaaaaggaagtggAAGTGACCCGGACTAAGACTAAAGTTGTTCCTCTGCACTGTGACATCATTGGGGACCAGTTCTGGGAGGAATATCCCGAGATTCTGGCTGAGGATAGTTGA
- the THG1L gene encoding probable tRNA(His) guanylyltransferase isoform X1: protein MLRCRRAAAAIAAGCAPRSPRGCRGLAMAKSKFEYVRDFEADDTVLPNCWIVVRLDGRNFHRFSEQHEFKKPNDDRALQLMTKCAQTVMQELEDIAIAYGQSDEYSFVFKKKSRWFKRRASKFMTHVVSQFSSSYVFYWKDYFKDQQLLYPPGFDGRIVLYPSNQNLKDYLSWRQADCHINNLYNTVFWMLVQRSGLTPVQAQERLRGTLAGDKNEILFSEFNINYNNEPLMYRKGTVLIWQKVNEVITKKIKLPKEEEEEKEVEVTRTKTKVVPLHCDIIGDQFWEEYPEILAEDS, encoded by the exons ATGCTGCGCTGCCGCCGGGCGGCCGCGGCCATCGCTGCCGGCTGCGCTCCGCGCTCCCCGCGCGGCTGCCGCGGCCTCGCCATGGCCAAGAGCAAGTTCGAGTACGTGCGGGACTTCGAGGCGGACGACACGGTGCTGCCCAACTGCTGGATCGTGGTGCGGCTGGACGGCCGCAACTTCCACCG GTTTTCTGAGCAGCATGAATTCAAAAAGCCAAATGATGACcgtgctctgcagctgatgacCAAGTGTGCCCAGACAGTGATGCAAGAACTGGAGGATATTGCTATTGCTTATGGACAGAGCGATGAATatagttttgttttcaaaaagaaGAGCAGGTGGTTTAAAAGAAGAGCAAG TAAGTTCATGACTCATGTGGTCTCCCAGTTTTCCTCAAGTTACGTGTTCTATTGGAAGGATTATTTTAAGGACCAGCAGCTTCTGTACCCACCAGGATTTGATGGACGAATTGTGTTGTATCCCAGCAACCAGAATTTGAAGGACTACCTCAGTTGGAGGCAAGCAGATT GCCATATTAATAACCTTTATAATACAGTGTTCTGGATGCTTGTACAGCGAAGTGGTTTGACACCAGTGCAAGCCCAGGAGAGGCTCCGG gGAACTTTGGCTGGAGATAAGAATGAAATCTTATTTTCTGAGTTCAACATCAACTACAACAATGAACCTTTGATGTATAGAAAAGGAACTGTCTTAATATGGCAGAAG GTTAATGAAGTCATcactaagaaaataaaactgccaaaggaagaagaagaagaaaaggaagtggAAGTGACCCGGACTAAGACTAAAGTTGTTCCTCTGCACTGTGACATCATTGGGGACCAGTTCTGGGAGGAATATCCCGAGATTCTGGCTGAGGATAGTTGA